A stretch of DNA from Marmota flaviventris isolate mMarFla1 chromosome 16, mMarFla1.hap1, whole genome shotgun sequence:
GAATagaactgttgagagccacagccgaaggggccccagcaaacttccagctgccagcaccagctgctggctgatgattggctcacagcggccccagcaacatctagctgattggctcctcggccccagcaacatctagctgattggctcctctgcggtgatgctcattggactgtttccctgccctttcagaccacggagctgctcattgggggacttttttggctccgcccacgtgacccagccaatcggcctcaagagcaggaggattgtgggaggtgaagaagcttgtgtgggagagagaggcttgtggaaagccggtggtggcagttgaggctctgaggatttttcctgagaggctgttttgtttggcgtgtgtggttctaaaaataaagttagtttcttttgacaagtggcttctgattgtgcccagccagactgcggcatttggtggcccgtaggGGGatcgaacccgcgaccttggcaATATCAGCCTTTCCGCGCTACCCAGGGAGGGATCCATACGGCGTTGTTCTTGATTCCCGTCGTAACTTTAAAGGGAAACTGTCACAATGTCCGGAGCCCTTGATGTCCTGCAAATGAAGGAGGAGGATGTCCTCAAATTCCTTGCAGCAGGAACCCACTTAGGTGGCACCAACCTTGATTTCCAGATGGAACAGTATATCTACAAAAGGAAAAGCGATGGCATCTACATCATAAATCTGAAGAGGACCTGGGAGAAGCTTCTGCTGGCAGCTCGTGCCATTGTAAACCCTGCTGATGTCAGTGTCATATCCTCTAGGAATACTGGCCAGCGGGCTGTGCTGAAGTTTGCTGCTGCCACTGGAGCCACCCCTATTGCTGGCCGCTTCACTCCTGGAACCTTCACTAACCAGATCCAGGCAGCTTTCCGGGAGCCACGTCTTCTGGTGGTTACTGATCCCAGGGCTGACCACCAGCCTCTTACAGAAGCATCCTATGTCAATCTGCCTACCATTGCTTTGTGTAACACAGACTCTCCTCTGCGCTATGTGGACATTGCCATTCCATGCAACAACAAGGGAGCTCATTCTGTGG
This window harbors:
- the LOC114098706 gene encoding small ribosomal subunit protein uS2-like is translated as MSGALDVLQMKEEDVLKFLAAGTHLGGTNLDFQMEQYIYKRKSDGIYIINLKRTWEKLLLAARAIVNPADVSVISSRNTGQRAVLKFAAATGATPIAGRFTPGTFTNQIQAAFREPRLLVVTDPRADHQPLTEASYVNLPTIALCNTDSPLRYVDIAIPCNNKGAHSVGLMWWMLAREVLRMRGTISREHPWEVMPDLYFYRDPEEIEKEEQAAAEKAVTKEEFQGEWTAPAPEFTATQPEVADWSERAGKQSNEHHCRGANQLDVAGAEEPIS